A DNA window from Candidatus Protochlamydia naegleriophila contains the following coding sequences:
- a CDS encoding YgaP family membrane protein, producing the protein MSKNIGTKDRLIRLSIAIFLFIFAWWQSSWIALLFALFTLYEAMASWCVFYQLIGKNSCPINHKDSDP; encoded by the coding sequence ATGTCAAAAAATATTGGAACAAAAGATCGACTGATCCGCCTCAGTATCGCTATTTTTCTTTTTATCTTTGCTTGGTGGCAAAGTAGCTGGATCGCTTTACTCTTTGCCCTATTTACGCTTTATGAGGCAATGGCAAGCTGGTGCGTCTTTTATCAATTAATCGGTAAAAATAGTTGTCCGATTAATCACAAGGATTCTGATCCTTAA